One genomic segment of Luteibaculum oceani includes these proteins:
- the rplL gene encoding 50S ribosomal protein L7/L12, which yields MADLKALAEELVNLTVKDVNELANILKEEYGIEPAAAAAVAVAGPAGGGEGAAEEKTEFDVILKSAGSSKLAVVKLVKELTGLGLKEAKELVDGAPKSLKEGVAKDEAESLKKSLEEAGAEVEIK from the coding sequence ATGGCTGATTTAAAAGCTTTAGCTGAAGAACTAGTAAACCTTACCGTTAAGGATGTAAACGAACTAGCTAACATTCTTAAAGAAGAGTATGGAATTGAACCTGCTGCTGCCGCTGCTGTTGCGGTTGCTGGACCTGCAGGTGGTGGCGAAGGTGCTGCTGAAGAGAAAACTGAGTTCGACGTAATTCTAAAATCTGCTGGTAGCTCTAAGCTAGCTGTAGTGAAATTAGTAAAAGAGTTAACTGGACTTGGTCTTAAAGAGGCGAAAGAGTTAGTTGATGGTGCTCCTAAATCATTGAAAGAAGGAGTTGCTAAGGACGAAGCTGAGTCACTTAAGAAATCTCTAGAAGAGGCCGGAGCTGAGGTTGAGATTAAGTAA
- the rpoB gene encoding DNA-directed RNA polymerase subunit beta, translating into MATATLENINPRISFASIKNLVDYPDFLEIQLKSFKEFFQLDTNPEDRKSEGLYKVFSENFPITDTRNQFVLEFLDYFIDPPRYDIDECIERGLTYAVPLKAKLKLYCTDPEHEDFETIVQDVYLGSLPYMTPKGSFVVNGAERVIVSQLHRSPGVFFGQSRHANGTRLYSARIIPFKGSWIEFATDINSVMYAYIDRKKKLPVTTLFRAIGYESDKDILEIFDLADEVKVTKKAMKSFLGRKLAARVLKTWIEDFVDEETGEVVSIERNEVIIDRETIIEEEHLELIQEAGVKTLILHKEDANNADYSIIYNTLQKDTSNSEKEAVEHIYRQLRNAEPPDLDTARGVIDKLFFSETRYDLGEVGRFRINKKLGLDIEQDVRILTKVDIINIIKYLIELVNSKADVDDIDHLSNRRVRTVGEQLYNQFSVGLARMARTIRERMNVRDNEVFTPTDLINAKTLSSVINSFFGTNQLSQFMDQTNPLSEITHKRRLSALGPGGLSRERAGFEVRDVHYTHYGRLCTIETPEGPNIGLISSLCVYAKVNRLGFIETPYREVEKGKVKFDQVKYLSAEEEDERIIAQANAPVEKDGSFTNDLIKARLEGDFPVTEPSNINLMDVAPNQIASIAASLIPFLEHDDANRALMGSNMMRQAVPLMKPQSPIVGTGLEKRVAEDSRVLLNAEGEGTVVAVDANEIQIKYNFTDEDRLVRFTDDTVSYKLTKFKKTNQSTCINLKPIVSVGQKVVKGQVLCEGYGTEKGELALGRNMKVAFMPWKGYNFEDAIVISESVVKDDIFTSIHIDEYVLEVRDTKRGLEELTADIPNVSEEATKDLDENGLIRIGADVKDGDILIGKITPKGESDPSPEEKLLRAIFGDKAGDVKDASLKAPPSTRGVVIDKKLFARALKDRKNRGAEKSMLESLEKQHDLEMGELKKVLIEKLLTILQGKTSAGVLNKFNEEIIKKGVKFTAKNLQGVVYAEVNPNNWTNDEHVNGLIKQLLHNFSIKAADIIGAYKRERFQISVGDELPAGIIKLAKVYMAKKRKLKVGDKMAGRHGNKGIVAKIVRQEDMPFLEDGTPVDIVLNPLGVPSRMNLGQIYETVLGWAGLKLGKKYATPIFDGASLDQINAETDEAGVPRNGRTYLYDGGTGERFDQPATVGVIYMIKLAHMVDDKMHARSIGPYSLITQQPLGGKAQFGGQRFGEMEVWALEAFGAANILREILTIKSDDVVGRARAYEAIVKGEVIPEPGLPESFNVLLHELRGLGLNISLD; encoded by the coding sequence TTGGCAACTGCAACTTTAGAAAATATTAATCCGCGAATTTCATTCGCATCCATAAAGAATCTTGTAGACTATCCAGATTTTCTCGAGATTCAATTGAAGTCATTTAAAGAATTTTTCCAGCTGGATACCAACCCTGAAGACCGTAAGTCTGAAGGTTTATACAAGGTATTTAGCGAAAACTTTCCAATCACTGATACTAGAAATCAGTTTGTTCTGGAATTTTTGGATTATTTTATTGATCCTCCTCGCTACGATATCGATGAGTGTATCGAGCGTGGTTTAACTTACGCAGTTCCGCTTAAGGCTAAATTAAAACTGTACTGTACCGATCCAGAACACGAGGATTTCGAAACCATCGTGCAGGATGTTTATTTAGGGTCTTTACCTTACATGACTCCAAAAGGATCTTTCGTGGTAAATGGAGCTGAAAGAGTAATTGTATCTCAGTTACACAGATCTCCAGGGGTGTTCTTCGGACAAAGCCGCCACGCAAATGGTACTCGATTATATTCTGCAAGAATTATTCCTTTTAAAGGTTCTTGGATAGAATTCGCGACCGATATCAATAGCGTAATGTACGCCTATATCGATCGTAAGAAAAAGTTACCTGTAACCACGCTTTTTAGAGCAATCGGTTACGAATCCGATAAGGATATCCTTGAGATTTTCGACCTTGCTGATGAAGTTAAGGTTACCAAAAAGGCGATGAAGTCTTTCTTGGGTAGAAAATTAGCAGCAAGAGTTCTTAAAACTTGGATTGAAGACTTCGTAGATGAAGAAACAGGTGAGGTTGTTTCCATCGAAAGAAACGAGGTAATCATTGATCGTGAAACTATTATCGAAGAGGAGCACCTAGAGCTTATTCAAGAGGCTGGGGTTAAAACTCTTATCCTTCATAAGGAGGATGCTAATAATGCCGATTACAGCATAATTTACAACACACTTCAAAAGGACACTTCTAACTCCGAAAAAGAAGCTGTTGAACATATCTATCGTCAGTTACGTAATGCCGAACCACCAGATCTAGACACTGCAAGAGGAGTTATCGATAAACTTTTCTTCTCTGAAACTAGATACGACCTTGGGGAAGTAGGACGTTTTAGAATTAACAAGAAGCTTGGTTTGGACATCGAACAAGATGTTAGAATCCTTACCAAAGTAGATATTATCAATATCATCAAATACCTAATTGAGTTAGTAAACTCTAAGGCTGATGTGGATGATATTGACCACCTTTCTAACAGAAGGGTAAGAACTGTGGGAGAGCAGTTGTACAATCAGTTCTCTGTTGGTTTAGCTAGAATGGCTAGAACAATTAGAGAGCGTATGAACGTAAGAGATAATGAGGTATTTACCCCTACCGACCTTATTAACGCCAAGACATTATCGTCGGTAATTAACTCTTTCTTCGGTACCAACCAGCTATCTCAGTTCATGGATCAAACCAACCCACTGTCCGAAATTACGCACAAGCGTAGATTATCGGCACTTGGGCCTGGTGGTTTATCTAGAGAGCGTGCAGGTTTCGAGGTTCGTGACGTTCACTACACGCACTACGGAAGACTTTGTACTATTGAGACTCCTGAAGGACCAAACATTGGTCTTATTTCTTCTCTTTGTGTTTATGCAAAGGTTAACCGACTTGGATTTATCGAAACCCCATACCGTGAGGTTGAAAAAGGTAAAGTAAAATTCGACCAGGTTAAGTACTTAAGTGCTGAGGAAGAAGACGAAAGAATCATTGCTCAAGCAAACGCTCCTGTTGAGAAGGATGGATCCTTTACCAACGATCTTATTAAGGCGCGTCTTGAAGGTGATTTCCCAGTTACTGAGCCATCGAACATCAATTTGATGGATGTAGCTCCGAACCAGATTGCATCTATCGCAGCATCTCTAATTCCTTTCTTGGAGCATGATGATGCCAACCGTGCACTGATGGGATCGAACATGATGCGTCAAGCGGTACCATTAATGAAGCCTCAGAGCCCAATCGTTGGAACGGGTCTTGAAAAACGCGTTGCTGAAGATTCTCGTGTACTACTTAATGCAGAAGGTGAAGGAACCGTTGTTGCAGTTGATGCGAACGAAATTCAAATTAAGTACAATTTCACCGACGAAGATCGTTTGGTAAGATTTACTGACGATACTGTTAGCTACAAACTAACCAAGTTTAAAAAGACCAACCAGAGCACTTGTATCAACCTTAAGCCTATTGTAAGTGTAGGTCAAAAAGTTGTAAAAGGACAAGTTCTTTGCGAAGGTTACGGAACTGAAAAAGGAGAGCTAGCACTTGGTCGTAACATGAAAGTGGCCTTCATGCCATGGAAAGGTTACAACTTTGAGGATGCGATTGTTATTTCCGAGTCTGTAGTAAAGGATGATATTTTTACTTCTATACACATCGATGAGTATGTGTTAGAAGTAAGGGATACTAAAAGAGGTCTTGAAGAGCTTACCGCTGATATTCCAAACGTATCGGAGGAGGCAACTAAAGATCTTGATGAGAATGGATTAATTAGAATTGGTGCCGATGTAAAAGACGGTGATATTCTAATTGGTAAGATTACTCCTAAAGGAGAGTCAGATCCTTCTCCAGAAGAGAAATTGTTAAGAGCCATCTTTGGAGATAAGGCTGGAGATGTTAAAGATGCATCTCTTAAAGCGCCACCATCTACCAGAGGTGTGGTTATCGACAAGAAGTTATTTGCTCGGGCACTAAAAGATCGCAAGAATAGAGGTGCAGAGAAGTCGATGTTGGAGAGCCTAGAGAAGCAGCATGACCTTGAAATGGGTGAGCTTAAGAAGGTGTTAATAGAAAAACTATTAACAATTCTTCAAGGCAAAACTTCTGCAGGTGTACTTAACAAGTTTAATGAAGAAATCATTAAAAAGGGAGTTAAGTTCACAGCGAAGAACTTACAAGGTGTTGTTTACGCGGAGGTTAATCCTAACAATTGGACAAACGACGAGCACGTTAACGGTCTGATTAAGCAATTGCTTCACAACTTCAGTATTAAAGCTGCGGATATAATTGGAGCATACAAGAGAGAGCGTTTCCAAATCTCAGTTGGAGATGAGTTACCAGCAGGAATTATTAAGCTTGCTAAAGTTTACATGGCTAAAAAGCGTAAACTGAAAGTAGGGGATAAGATGGCTGGACGTCACGGAAACAAGGGTATTGTAGCCAAGATCGTTCGTCAAGAGGATATGCCATTCCTAGAGGATGGAACGCCAGTAGATATCGTTCTTAACCCACTTGGGGTACCATCTCGTATGAACCTTGGGCAGATTTATGAAACTGTTCTTGGATGGGCTGGATTAAAATTAGGTAAGAAGTATGCAACACCAATTTTTGATGGTGCATCTCTAGACCAAATTAATGCGGAAACCGACGAGGCTGGTGTGCCAAGAAATGGTAGAACATACCTATACGACGGTGGAACTGGAGAGCGTTTCGATCAGCCAGCAACAGTAGGGGTAATCTACATGATTAAACTTGCTCACATGGTTGATGACAAAATGCACGCACGTTCTATCGGACCATACTCGCTTATTACGCAACAACCTCTTGGAGGTAAGGCTCAATTCGGGGGTCAGCGTTTCGGAGAGATGGAGGTATGGGCACTTGAAGCATTTGGTGCAGCTAATATCCTTAGAGAGATTCTTACCATTAAGTCGGATGACGTAGTAGGAAGAGCTAGAGCTTACGAGGCTATTGTTAAAGGAGAGGTTATTCCAGAGCCTGGATTACCAGAATCGTTTAATGTATTACTTCACGAGCTACGTGGACTTGGTTTGAATATTTCGCTAGACTAA
- the rplJ gene encoding 50S ribosomal protein L10, with protein sequence MTKSEKNQMIEDLVTQLEGTSVLYIADTAELDAEQTSNLRRECFKKNIKLSVVKNTLLKKAMDRVEGKDYSELESVLAGPTAIMIAETGNVPAKLIQQFRKKSKKPVLKGAWVDEAVYIGDNQLEALVNIKSKDEVLAEVIGLLQSPAKNVISALKSSGGDTIAGLVKALSEKE encoded by the coding sequence ATGACCAAAAGCGAAAAAAATCAAATGATAGAAGACCTAGTTACTCAATTAGAGGGAACTAGTGTACTTTACATTGCTGATACCGCTGAATTGGATGCTGAGCAAACTAGCAACTTAAGACGCGAGTGTTTTAAGAAAAACATTAAGCTAAGTGTAGTTAAAAATACACTTCTTAAGAAAGCTATGGATCGCGTAGAAGGTAAGGATTACTCTGAATTAGAGTCAGTTCTTGCTGGTCCAACTGCAATTATGATTGCAGAAACTGGAAACGTACCTGCGAAGTTAATTCAACAATTCAGGAAGAAATCTAAGAAGCCCGTATTAAAAGGTGCTTGGGTTGATGAAGCCGTTTACATCGGTGATAACCAACTAGAAGCCCTAGTTAATATCAAGTCTAAGGACGAGGTATTGGCAGAGGTTATTGGATTACTTCAATCTCCTGCGAAAAATGTTATTTCTGCTCTTAAATCATCAGGTGGAGATACCATTGCCGGCTTAGTAAAAGCCTTATCAGAAAAAGAATAA
- the hpf gene encoding ribosome hibernation-promoting factor, HPF/YfiA family, giving the protein MEVKVHSIHFDADIKLLNFIEEKVNKLRQFDNKIIASEVFLRLDKAETKENKVAEIKLNVPGKDLFAKKQCKSFEEATDGAVEALRRQLKKHKEKLSTSH; this is encoded by the coding sequence ATGGAGGTAAAGGTTCATTCCATCCATTTTGATGCAGACATTAAGCTACTCAATTTCATTGAAGAGAAAGTGAACAAGCTAAGGCAGTTTGACAACAAAATAATAGCGAGCGAAGTATTTTTGCGATTAGATAAAGCAGAGACCAAGGAAAATAAGGTAGCTGAGATAAAGCTTAATGTACCTGGAAAAGACCTTTTTGCGAAAAAGCAGTGCAAGTCTTTTGAGGAGGCAACCGACGGTGCCGTAGAGGCCTTGAGAAGGCAATTGAAAAAACACAAGGAGAAGTTGAGCACATCGCACTAA
- a CDS encoding acyl-CoA dehydrogenase family protein, which yields MNFNYSESQNMIAQMVRDFAEKEIKPKLMEWDESQVFPIEVFKKLGELGLLGVLVPEQYGGSGLSYKDYVIAIKELASVCGSIGLSMAAHNSLCTGHILQFANEEQKQKWLPKLATGEWIGAWGLTEANTGSDAMRMRTTAKKDGEYWVINGAKNWITHGITGNVAVVLVRTGELLDSHGITAFVVERGTPGFKAGKKEDKLGMRASETAEMIFEDCRVHESNILGEVGEGFIQAMKVLDGGRISIAALSLGIANGAYKASVQYAKEREQFGKAIANFQAIAFKLADMATKIEAAELLTLQAAAMKDKGEKITKEGAFAKYYASEVAVEVSTDAVQIFGGYGYTKEYPVEKFYRDSKLCTIGEGTSEIQKLVISREVLKD from the coding sequence ATGAATTTTAACTACAGTGAAAGTCAGAATATGATCGCACAAATGGTGCGTGATTTTGCGGAGAAGGAGATTAAGCCCAAGCTAATGGAATGGGATGAATCACAAGTTTTTCCTATCGAAGTATTTAAGAAACTTGGGGAGTTAGGTCTTTTGGGAGTTTTAGTTCCAGAGCAGTACGGTGGAAGCGGATTATCATATAAAGATTATGTAATTGCCATCAAAGAATTAGCTTCAGTTTGCGGTTCCATAGGTTTGTCTATGGCAGCTCATAATTCACTTTGTACCGGTCATATTTTACAATTTGCTAACGAAGAGCAGAAACAAAAATGGCTTCCTAAATTAGCAACAGGAGAGTGGATTGGAGCTTGGGGACTTACCGAGGCGAACACCGGGTCGGATGCCATGCGTATGCGTACCACGGCTAAAAAAGATGGAGAGTACTGGGTAATTAACGGAGCTAAGAACTGGATTACGCACGGAATCACTGGAAATGTAGCAGTTGTGTTAGTAAGAACAGGAGAGCTTTTAGACTCTCACGGGATTACAGCATTTGTGGTTGAAAGAGGGACACCTGGGTTTAAAGCGGGTAAAAAGGAAGACAAATTAGGAATGAGAGCTTCTGAAACCGCTGAGATGATTTTCGAAGACTGTCGCGTTCACGAGTCTAATATTCTAGGAGAAGTAGGAGAGGGCTTTATCCAGGCGATGAAGGTATTAGATGGAGGGAGAATTTCTATTGCAGCATTATCATTAGGGATAGCGAATGGTGCCTATAAGGCGTCTGTTCAATATGCAAAGGAGCGTGAGCAGTTTGGTAAAGCTATTGCAAATTTCCAGGCCATTGCATTTAAACTAGCCGACATGGCAACCAAAATTGAGGCAGCCGAATTACTTACATTACAAGCTGCAGCAATGAAGGATAAAGGAGAGAAGATAACTAAGGAGGGAGCTTTTGCCAAGTATTATGCCTCTGAGGTAGCTGTGGAGGTATCTACTGATGCCGTACAGATTTTTGGTGGATATGGTTACACTAAGGAGTATCCAGTTGAGAAATTCTACCGAGATAGTAAGTTATGTACTATTGGAGAAGGTACCTCAGAGATTCAGAAACTAGTAATTTCTAGAGAAGTACTAAAAGATTAA
- the rplA gene encoding 50S ribosomal protein L1: MSKLTKNRKEALTKYDREKAYTLSEAASIVKEISNTKFDSTVDISVRLGVDPRKANQMVRGTVSLPHGTGKDVKVLVLCNPDKEQEAKDAGADHVGLDEYIEKIKGGWTDVDVIITSPNVMAKVGALGRILGPRGLMPNPKTGTVTMDIGKAVSEVKAGKIDFKVDKFGNIHAAIAKASFDDTKIAENAKEIISTLLKMKPAAAKGTYVKSIFLSSTMSPSVQVEPKSVGA, translated from the coding sequence ATGAGTAAGTTAACGAAGAATAGAAAAGAGGCGTTGACCAAGTACGACCGGGAGAAGGCTTACACATTAAGCGAAGCTGCTTCTATAGTTAAAGAAATCAGCAATACCAAATTCGATTCTACGGTGGATATCAGCGTTCGTTTAGGCGTTGATCCTCGTAAGGCTAACCAAATGGTTAGAGGTACTGTTTCTCTTCCTCATGGAACTGGAAAGGATGTAAAAGTGTTAGTGCTTTGTAATCCAGACAAAGAACAAGAGGCTAAGGATGCTGGTGCAGATCACGTTGGATTAGATGAGTATATCGAGAAAATCAAAGGAGGTTGGACAGATGTTGATGTAATTATTACATCTCCAAATGTTATGGCTAAAGTTGGTGCTCTTGGTAGAATCTTAGGACCACGTGGTTTAATGCCTAACCCTAAGACGGGAACAGTTACTATGGATATCGGTAAAGCGGTTTCTGAAGTAAAAGCTGGTAAAATTGATTTCAAAGTAGACAAGTTTGGAAACATCCACGCTGCAATCGCAAAGGCATCTTTTGATGACACCAAAATTGCGGAAAACGCGAAGGAAATCATTTCTACACTTCTTAAAATGAAACCAGCTGCGGCAAAAGGAACATATGTGAAAAGCATTTTCCTTTCTAGCACCATGAGTCCTAGCGTACAGGTTGAACCTAAATCGGTAGGTGCATAA
- the rpsU gene encoding 30S ribosomal protein S21 yields MLIIPVKEGENIERSLKKFKKKYERTGTLKELRKRKHFTKPSVTRREEVKKAIYVRQMRDAEEQ; encoded by the coding sequence ATGTTAATTATTCCAGTAAAAGAAGGCGAAAACATTGAGAGATCGCTTAAGAAGTTTAAGAAGAAGTACGAGCGTACAGGTACGTTAAAGGAGCTTAGAAAGCGCAAGCATTTCACTAAGCCTAGCGTAACACGTCGCGAGGAAGTGAAAAAAGCGATTTATGTTCGTCAAATGCGCGATGCTGAAGAGCAATAA
- the nusG gene encoding transcription termination/antitermination protein NusG has translation MASSGKNWYVVRAVNGKEKKVKEFLELEIARYGLEKNISQILIPTEKVYQIRNGKKVAKERNYFPGYVIIEASLEGEIPHIIKNITNVIGFLGAEKGGDPLPLRESEVNRILGKVDELSDNEVEFENNYVVGDKVKVIDGPFNNFDGVVEEILEDKKKLKVMVKIFGRKTPVELNYMQVDKQ, from the coding sequence ATGGCGAGTAGTGGAAAAAACTGGTATGTAGTTCGTGCTGTAAACGGCAAGGAAAAGAAGGTGAAAGAATTTCTTGAGCTGGAGATTGCCCGTTACGGCTTGGAAAAGAATATTTCTCAAATTCTGATACCAACTGAAAAGGTTTATCAGATTAGAAATGGGAAAAAGGTTGCCAAAGAAAGAAATTACTTCCCAGGATACGTAATTATAGAGGCATCTTTAGAAGGTGAAATTCCACACATTATTAAGAACATAACCAATGTAATTGGTTTTCTTGGAGCCGAAAAGGGTGGAGACCCACTACCGTTAAGAGAGTCTGAAGTAAATAGAATCTTAGGTAAGGTTGATGAGTTATCTGATAACGAAGTTGAATTTGAAAACAACTACGTTGTAGGAGATAAAGTGAAAGTAATAGATGGTCCATTTAACAACTTTGATGGAGTTGTTGAGGAGATTCTAGAGGATAAGAAGAAATTAAAAGTAATGGTTAAGATATTTGGAAGGAAAACTCCAGTGGAACTTAACTATATGCAAGTAGATAAACAATAA
- the rplK gene encoding 50S ribosomal protein L11 produces MAKEIAALIKLQVKGGAANPSPPVGPALGAKGVNIMEFCKQFNARTQDKAGKVLPVVITVFSDKSFDFVVKTPPAAVQLLEAAKLKSGSSEPNRVKVGSVTWDQVKAIAEDKMPDLNCFTIESAMSIIAGTARSMGLTVKGAKPF; encoded by the coding sequence ATGGCAAAGGAAATAGCTGCTTTAATTAAGCTACAGGTAAAAGGAGGAGCTGCAAACCCATCACCGCCAGTAGGACCAGCACTTGGTGCGAAGGGGGTGAACATTATGGAGTTTTGTAAGCAGTTTAACGCCAGAACTCAGGACAAAGCTGGGAAGGTGCTTCCTGTGGTTATCACTGTATTTAGTGATAAGTCTTTCGATTTTGTTGTAAAGACTCCACCTGCTGCAGTACAGCTATTAGAAGCGGCCAAGTTAAAGTCCGGATCGTCGGAGCCTAACAGAGTTAAAGTTGGGTCAGTTACCTGGGATCAGGTTAAGGCTATCGCCGAAGACAAGATGCCTGATTTAAACTGTTTTACTATTGAAAGCGCAATGAGTATCATCGCTGGTACTGCGCGTTCTATGGGATTAACAGTTAAAGGTGCTAAACCATTTTAA
- the secE gene encoding preprotein translocase subunit SecE, whose translation MANIKAYIEDVYNEMVHKVTWPTWKELQSSSILVLVASAIIALLIFLMDYIFGINGEDSLWRGILGYVYQILGDL comes from the coding sequence GTGGCAAACATTAAAGCATACATAGAAGATGTGTACAACGAGATGGTACACAAGGTAACTTGGCCTACGTGGAAAGAGTTACAATCTTCTTCTATTCTAGTTTTAGTAGCATCTGCAATTATTGCGTTGCTAATTTTTCTAATGGATTACATTTTCGGAATTAACGGAGAAGATTCTCTTTGGAGAGGTATTCTAGGATACGTTTACCAAATACTAGGAGATCTGTAG
- the tuf gene encoding elongation factor Tu, with translation MAKANFERTKPHLNIGTIGHVDHGKTTLTAAISKVLSDKGFAESRDFDTIDNAPEEKERGITINTSHIEYQTEKRHYAHVDCPGHADYVKNMVTGAAQMDGAILVVAATDGPMPQTREHILLGRQVGVPRIVVFLNKCDMVDDAELLELVDMEVRELLSFYDYDGDNTPVIQGSALGALNGEAEWVAKVDELMDAVDTWIEEPPREVDKDFLMPVEDVFSITGRGTVATGRIETGVINSGDPVEIIGMGAERMNSTVTGVEMFRKILDRGEAGDNVGLLLRGVEKSDIKRGMVIAKPGSVTPHTKFKAEVYVLKKEEGGRHTPFRNKYRPQFYFRTTDVTGEINLEDGREMVLPGDNVSITVELIAPIAMNKGLRFAIREGGRTVGAGQVTDIVE, from the coding sequence ATGGCTAAAGCAAATTTCGAGCGTACCAAACCACACTTAAATATTGGTACAATCGGTCACGTAGACCACGGTAAGACTACTCTTACTGCAGCGATTTCTAAAGTTCTTTCTGACAAAGGATTCGCAGAATCAAGAGATTTTGATACAATTGATAACGCTCCTGAGGAAAAAGAGCGTGGTATTACAATTAATACTTCGCACATTGAGTACCAAACAGAGAAGCGTCACTATGCACACGTTGACTGTCCAGGTCACGCCGATTACGTTAAGAACATGGTAACTGGTGCTGCTCAGATGGACGGTGCGATCTTAGTGGTAGCTGCTACTGATGGTCCTATGCCTCAAACTCGTGAGCACATCCTTCTTGGTCGTCAGGTAGGTGTACCTCGTATCGTGGTATTCCTTAACAAGTGCGACATGGTTGACGATGCTGAGCTTTTAGAGCTAGTTGACATGGAAGTACGTGAATTGCTTTCTTTCTACGATTATGATGGTGACAACACTCCAGTAATCCAAGGTTCTGCTCTTGGTGCTCTTAACGGAGAAGCTGAGTGGGTTGCTAAAGTTGATGAGCTAATGGATGCTGTTGATACTTGGATCGAAGAGCCACCAAGAGAAGTTGACAAGGATTTCCTAATGCCAGTTGAAGATGTATTCTCTATTACTGGTCGTGGTACTGTAGCAACTGGTCGTATCGAAACTGGAGTTATCAACTCTGGAGATCCTGTAGAGATCATCGGTATGGGTGCTGAAAGAATGAACTCTACTGTAACTGGTGTTGAGATGTTCCGTAAGATTCTTGACAGAGGTGAAGCTGGAGATAACGTTGGATTACTTCTACGTGGTGTTGAGAAATCAGACATCAAAAGAGGTATGGTTATCGCTAAGCCAGGTTCTGTAACTCCTCACACTAAGTTCAAGGCTGAGGTATACGTTCTTAAGAAAGAAGAAGGTGGACGTCACACTCCATTCCGTAACAAATACCGTCCTCAGTTCTACTTCAGAACTACTGATGTAACTGGAGAGATCAACCTAGAAGATGGTAGAGAAATGGTACTTCCTGGAGATAACGTATCTATTACTGTTGAGCTTATCGCTCCTATCGCGATGAACAAAGGTCTTCGTTTCGCTATCCGTGAAGGTGGACGTACAGTAGGTGCTGGTCAGGTTACCGATATCGTTGAGTAA
- a CDS encoding tyrosine-type recombinase/integrase: MINQFLDYLEHQRRYSAHTVAAYKKDLEQFSLYLEETYEISEITKADRQLIRSWVLALMESGVAPSSVSRKLASLSTYFKFMQRQGAVNANPVGLVSKPKKAKKLPVYLDVSSIEKLFHAELFDRDYYGQQDRVILEMFFGTGIRLSELIEIKRINLDIGKGLVKVLGKRNKERVIPLTMNLVNLLRDFLVLRDGNVSSEIPFLFVTKTGKKLYPKFVYRLVNNYLNQVTTITKKSPHVLRHTFATHMLNQGADLNAIKEILGHASLAATQVYTHNSIEKNKSIFKKAHPRG; this comes from the coding sequence ATGATAAATCAGTTTTTGGACTACCTAGAGCATCAGCGGCGCTATTCAGCGCATACGGTAGCGGCTTATAAAAAGGATTTGGAGCAATTCTCCTTATACTTAGAGGAGACCTACGAAATTTCTGAAATTACTAAGGCCGATCGTCAGCTAATCAGATCCTGGGTTTTGGCTTTAATGGAGTCTGGAGTAGCGCCAAGTTCCGTTTCGAGAAAACTAGCGTCTCTTTCCACCTATTTTAAGTTTATGCAGCGACAGGGTGCGGTAAATGCAAATCCTGTTGGTTTGGTGTCGAAACCTAAAAAGGCAAAAAAGTTGCCGGTTTATCTGGATGTAAGTTCCATTGAAAAGTTATTTCACGCCGAACTTTTTGATCGAGATTATTATGGGCAACAGGATAGGGTGATTTTAGAGATGTTTTTTGGAACCGGAATACGATTATCGGAGTTAATAGAGATAAAGCGCATCAACCTTGATATAGGCAAAGGACTTGTTAAAGTATTGGGTAAGCGTAATAAAGAACGCGTCATCCCGTTAACAATGAACTTGGTCAACTTATTGCGTGATTTCCTCGTATTGAGGGATGGAAATGTATCTTCTGAAATACCTTTCCTTTTCGTAACCAAGACGGGGAAAAAACTTTATCCAAAATTTGTTTACCGCCTTGTGAATAATTACCTTAACCAAGTAACAACAATAACCAAGAAAAGTCCACACGTCTTGAGGCACACCTTCGCAACCCACATGTTAAATCAGGGGGCAGACTTAAATGCCATCAAGGAGATTTTGGGTCATGCTAGTTTGGCAGCGACTCAAGTTTACACGCATAATTCTATAGAGAAGAATAAATCGATATTTAAGAAGGCCCATCCAAGGGGCTAA